Proteins co-encoded in one Burkholderia ambifaria AMMD genomic window:
- a CDS encoding lysozyme inhibitor LprI family protein: protein MAAQGRIRTMRAALAALVVWAAWSAGPAGLNVAQAEVAAADPIDVAMRQCLARRDRSSTAGQIQCMGEAQQQWQTVMDRAYQRLSDDAPADVKRGWQDSQRHWVTWRKDEIQLLKAVYDTTRGTAYAMSSADMQLQPVRDRALALRAAADRYAPPPAAVPVAATSGAQGGVSAAPGAAAAVGGKPANVPRDPAIGRVRPCVQDAACEHALFDLNRYYQKLRRKMPAHSAATLVRAQRAWVTFRDATAPLVGEDGRVDLIGARIATMKRLSETAGNK from the coding sequence ATGGCGGCGCAGGGACGAATCCGGACGATGCGCGCGGCGCTGGCCGCGCTCGTCGTCTGGGCCGCGTGGTCGGCAGGGCCGGCGGGGTTGAATGTCGCGCAGGCGGAAGTGGCGGCGGCCGACCCGATCGACGTCGCGATGCGGCAGTGTCTCGCGCGGCGCGACCGGTCGTCGACGGCCGGCCAGATCCAGTGCATGGGCGAGGCGCAGCAGCAGTGGCAGACGGTGATGGACCGCGCATACCAGCGCCTGTCGGACGATGCGCCGGCCGACGTGAAGCGCGGCTGGCAGGACAGCCAGCGCCACTGGGTCACGTGGCGCAAGGATGAAATTCAGCTGCTGAAGGCCGTGTACGACACGACGCGCGGCACCGCATACGCGATGTCGAGTGCCGACATGCAGCTGCAGCCGGTGCGCGATCGCGCGCTCGCGCTGCGCGCGGCGGCCGACCGCTATGCGCCGCCGCCCGCCGCCGTGCCTGTGGCCGCGACGAGCGGTGCGCAGGGCGGCGTGAGTGCGGCGCCGGGCGCCGCCGCGGCAGTCGGCGGCAAGCCGGCAAACGTGCCGCGCGATCCGGCGATCGGCCGCGTGCGGCCGTGCGTGCAGGATGCCGCGTGCGAGCATGCGCTGTTCGATCTGAACCGCTATTACCAGAAGCTGCGTCGCAAGATGCCCGCGCATTCGGCCGCGACGCTCGTGCGCGCGCAACGCGCATGGGTCACGTTCCGCGATGCGACGGCGCCGCTCGTCGGCGAGGACGGGCGCGTCGATCTGATCGGCGCGCGCATCGCGACGATGAAGCGGCTGTCGGAGACGGCCGGCAACAAGTAG
- a CDS encoding HAD family hydrolase, with translation MTFSAALFDMDGLLVDSERTIMNTWIDVSTAHGVTLTEIDYLQIVGRSFAEGQVILARLIGDTNTFDTVRLLVREQLAAPEPHPKFPLKAGALALLEALAQAGIPCAVASSSARDVIRARLDAVGVLPFFHAIAGGDEVARGKPDPAVYRLAAERLGVPAHACVAFEDSDFGALSAAGAGASVVTVPDLKAPTPEIVALSLHVLTSLDDALALVPSWFGGLDTQQSA, from the coding sequence ATGACCTTCTCCGCCGCGCTCTTCGACATGGACGGCCTGCTCGTCGATTCCGAGCGGACCATCATGAACACGTGGATCGACGTGTCGACCGCGCACGGCGTTACGTTGACCGAGATCGACTACCTGCAGATCGTCGGGCGCTCGTTCGCCGAAGGCCAGGTGATCCTCGCGCGGCTGATCGGCGACACCAACACGTTCGACACCGTGCGCCTGCTCGTGCGCGAACAGCTCGCCGCACCCGAACCGCATCCGAAGTTTCCGCTGAAAGCGGGCGCGCTTGCGCTGCTCGAGGCGCTCGCACAGGCCGGCATCCCGTGCGCGGTCGCGTCATCGTCCGCGCGCGACGTGATCCGTGCACGGCTCGACGCGGTCGGCGTGCTGCCGTTCTTCCACGCGATCGCGGGCGGCGACGAAGTCGCACGCGGCAAGCCCGACCCGGCCGTGTACCGGCTCGCGGCCGAGCGCCTCGGCGTGCCGGCGCACGCGTGCGTCGCATTCGAGGACAGCGACTTCGGCGCGCTGTCGGCCGCCGGCGCCGGCGCATCGGTCGTCACCGTGCCCGATCTGAAGGCGCCCACACCCGAGATCGTCGCGCTGAGCCTGCACGTGCTCACGTCGCTCGACGATGCGCTCGCGCTCGTGCCGTCGTGGTTCGGCGGCCTCGACACGCAGCAATCGGCCTAA
- the argH gene encoding argininosuccinate lyase, which yields MTSQLHKKGEAWSARFSEPMSELVKRYTSSVFFDKRLALVDIAGSLAHASMLAAQKIISTDDLAAIERGMTQIKGEIERGEFEWQLDLEDVHLNIEARLTALIGDAGKRLHTGRSRNDQVATDIRLWLRGEIDRIGGLLNDLRGALIDLAEKNADTIMPGFTHLQVAQPVTFGHHLLAYVEMFTRDAERMRDCRTRVNRLPLGAAALAGTSYPIDRHAVAKTLGFDGICANSLDAVSDRDFAIEFAAASALVMTHVSRFSEELVLWMSPRVGFIDIADRFCTGSSIMPQKKNPDVPELARGKTGRVNGHLMALLTLMKGQPLAYNKDNQEDKEPLFDTVDTVADTLRIFAEMVAGITVKPDAMRAAALQGFSTATDLADYLVKRGLPFRDAHEAVAHAVRICDDRGIDLADLTLDEMKQELPNVAHLIGDDVFGYLTLEGSVASRNHAGGTAPDQVRAAVKAARAALGT from the coding sequence ATGACGTCCCAACTGCACAAAAAGGGCGAGGCCTGGTCGGCCCGCTTCTCGGAACCGATGTCGGAGCTGGTCAAGCGCTACACGTCGTCGGTGTTTTTCGACAAGCGCCTCGCGCTCGTCGACATCGCCGGCTCGCTCGCGCACGCGAGCATGCTCGCGGCGCAGAAGATCATCAGCACCGACGACCTCGCCGCGATCGAACGCGGGATGACGCAGATCAAGGGCGAGATCGAGCGCGGCGAATTCGAATGGCAGCTGGATCTCGAGGACGTCCACCTGAACATCGAGGCGCGCCTGACCGCGCTGATCGGCGATGCGGGCAAGCGTCTGCACACGGGCCGCTCGCGCAACGACCAGGTCGCGACCGACATCCGTCTGTGGCTGCGCGGCGAGATCGACCGCATCGGCGGCCTGCTGAACGACCTGCGCGGCGCGCTGATCGACCTCGCGGAGAAGAACGCCGACACGATCATGCCGGGCTTCACGCACCTGCAGGTCGCGCAGCCGGTCACGTTCGGCCATCACCTGCTCGCGTACGTCGAGATGTTCACGCGCGACGCGGAACGCATGCGCGACTGCCGCACCCGCGTGAACCGCCTGCCGCTCGGCGCGGCCGCGCTCGCGGGCACCAGCTACCCGATCGACCGTCACGCCGTCGCGAAGACGCTCGGCTTCGACGGCATCTGCGCGAACTCGCTCGACGCGGTGTCGGATCGCGACTTCGCGATCGAATTCGCGGCGGCATCCGCGCTCGTGATGACGCACGTGTCGCGCTTCTCCGAGGAACTCGTGCTGTGGATGAGCCCGCGCGTCGGCTTCATCGACATCGCCGATCGCTTCTGCACCGGCAGCTCGATCATGCCGCAGAAGAAGAACCCGGACGTGCCCGAGCTCGCGCGCGGCAAGACGGGCCGCGTGAACGGCCACCTGATGGCGCTCCTCACGCTGATGAAGGGCCAGCCGCTCGCGTACAACAAGGACAACCAGGAAGACAAGGAACCGCTGTTCGACACGGTCGACACCGTCGCCGACACGCTGCGGATCTTCGCCGAGATGGTCGCGGGCATCACCGTGAAGCCGGACGCGATGCGCGCGGCCGCGCTGCAGGGCTTCTCGACCGCCACCGACCTCGCCGACTACCTCGTGAAGCGCGGGCTGCCGTTCCGCGACGCGCACGAAGCGGTCGCGCACGCGGTGCGGATCTGCGACGACCGCGGGATCGACCTCGCCGACCTGACGCTCGACGAAATGAAGCAGGAGCTGCCGAACGTCGCGCACCTGATCGGCGACGACGTGTTCGGCTACCTGACGCTCGAAGGTTCGGTCGCAAGCCGCAACCACGCGGGCGGCACCGCGCCCGACCAGGTGCGTGCGGCGGTCAAGGCTGCCCGCGCCGCGCTCGGCACGTAA